A single window of Malus sylvestris chromosome 5, drMalSylv7.2, whole genome shotgun sequence DNA harbors:
- the LOC126621900 gene encoding pentatricopeptide repeat-containing protein At2g20710, mitochondrial-like encodes MKLIGSNPWRGNAISRVFGTLFTSTEALATASASVFASAPHPFVPLRRRILRSGNPRVSILPVLHQWLEEGRNVERSELQDFIKQLRKFRRYTQALQISEWMSDELNHDLHPGDIAIRLELISKVRGLEEAEKYFYSIPELLRVVQVCGALLSCYAEHNCLEKAEALFEKMKHSGIRGPLPYNTMLTLYSRMGKHGMVDILVKDMEKRGVDYNIHTLNIRLFSYAATSDINRMEKLLMKMEADPLVSVDWHGYVSAAEAFLKVGLLEKTSTLLRRAEQRINIKTRKIAYEYLMTSYAVIGNKDEVYRIWGLYKSIVGFYNNGYRCMLSSLMKMDDFDGAEKILEEWESGNQSFDIQIPNLLINAYCGKGLLEKAKSWANKLSDGGKEDCRTWSLLATGYCTNGQMAEAVESLKTAANMACQPGWKFHNLTLAACFEYLKEKGDVEVAHKILGLLRERGHLPTDLCDRVENYIDGGDLAVLE; translated from the coding sequence ATGAAGCTTATTGGTTCGAATCCATGGCGTGGCAAtgccatttctagggttttcggCACGCTATTCACCTCAACTGAGGCTCTGGCCACCGCTTCAGCCTCCGTCTTTGCCTCCGCACCACACCCATTTGTGCCTCTGCGCCGTAGGATTTTGCGGTCCGGAAACCCTAGGGTTTCCATTCTGCCGGTGCTCCATCAGTGGCTGGAAGAAGGGAGAAACGTTGAGCGATCAGAACTCCAAGATTTCATCAAGCAGCTCCGAAAATTCCGTCGCTACACCCAAGCCCTGCAGATTTCAGAGTGGATGAGCGATGAGCTGAACCATGATCTGCATCCCGGAGACATTGCAATTCGGTTGGAGTTGATTTCGAAGGTCCGCGGCCTCGAAGAAGCGGAGAAGTATTTCTATAGCATCCCGGAGTTATTGAGAGTGGTTCAGGTGTGTGGTGCTCTCTTGTCCTGCTATGCAGAGCATAATTGCTTGGAAAAGGCCGAGGCTCTTTTCGAAAAGATGAAGCATTCGGGTATAAGAGGGCCATTGCCTTATAATACAATGTTGACACTATATTCTCGAATGGGTAAACATGGAATGGTAGATATTCTAGTTAAAGACATGGAAAAGAGAGGCGTTGATTATAACATTCACACGTTGAACATTCGGTTATTTTCCTATGCCGCCACTTCTGATATCAATCGAATGGAGAAGCTTTTGATGAAGATGGAAGCTGATCCTCTGGTGTCTGTCGACTGGCATGGTTATGTTAGTGCAGCCGAAGCATTCTTGAAGGTTGGACTATTGGAGAAGACATCGACATTGCTGAGGAGAGCGGAGCAACGCATCAACattaaaacaaggaaaattgcATATGAATACCTGATGACTTCATATGCTGTTATAGGTAATAAGGATGAGGTTTATCGAATTTGGGGATTGTACAAAAGTATTGTAGGATTCTACAATAATGGGTATCGGTGTATGTTAAGTTCGTTGATGAAGATGGATGACTTTGATGGTGCCGAGAAGATTCTGGAGGAATGGGAATCAGGGAACCAATCCTTTGACATCCAAATACCAAACTTGCTGATCAATGCTTACTGCGGGAAAGGTCTGTTGGAGAAGGCCAAATCATGGGCAAACAAACTTTCAGATGGAGGAAAGGAGGATTGTAGAACATGGTCCCTTTTGGCTACTGGATACTGTACGAATGGTCAGATGGCAGAGGCAGTGGAATCATTGAAAACGGCAGCAAACATGGCATGTCAACCAGGGTGGAAGTTCCATAATTTAACTTTGGCTGCATGTTTTGAGTACTTGAAAGAGAAGGGAGATGTGGAAGTGGCACATAAGATATTGGGATTATTGAGAGAAAGGGGTCATCTTCCAACAGATTTGTGTGATAGGGTTGAAAATTATATTGATGGTGGTGACCTCGCTGTTCTGGAGTAA
- the LOC126621905 gene encoding pentatricopeptide repeat-containing protein At2g20710, mitochondrial-like, giving the protein MGDEMNFDLHPGDIAIRLDLISRVHGNERAERYFDCIPNELRVVKVYGSLLLSYVEHKCLEKAEALFEKMKDLEFVKRPFTYNVMMNLYTEVGKYGKVDILVNEMEEKGIEYDIRTLNNRLHSYAATSDVGRMEKLLMKMEADPTVIVDWHAYAVAADAFLKAGELEKTSALLRKSERLITSKTRKSGYEFLMTSHAAVGNKHEVYRIWELYKDVVGFYNSGYRCMISSLVKLDDIEGAEKIVEEWECGNKLFDIQTPNLLMNAYCKKGLLEKARSYAKKFSEGGKEDCRTWGILATGYHMNGQMAEAVETLKTAASLACRPGWKFDRSTVSACFDYLREKGDVEAAHELLRLFREMGHLPTDLFDKIGSYMDGGEPPMERIDKVQDRGMDSTV; this is encoded by the coding sequence ATGGGCGACGAAATGAATTTCGATTTGCACCCTGGAGACATTGCGATTCGGCTGGATTTGATCTCGAGAGTCCACGGAAACGAACGAGCCGAGAGGTATTTCGATTGCATTCCCAATGAATTAAGAGTTGTTAAAGTGTACGGTTCTCTCTTGTTATCCTATGTAGAGCATAAATGTTTGGAAAAAGCCGAAGCTCTTTTCGAAAAGATGAAGGATTTGGAGTTTGTGAAAAGGCCATTTACTTATAATGTAATGATGAATCTGTATACTGAGGTGGGAAAATATGGAAAGGTTGATATCTTAGTGAACGAGATGGAGGAGAAGGGCATTGAGTATGATATTAGGACGTTGAACAACCGGTTGCATTCGTATGCAGCCACTTCGGATGTAGGCCGAATGGAGAAGCTTTTGATGAAGATGGAAGCTGATCCGACGGTTATTGTGGACTGGCATGCTTATGCTGTTGCGGCAGACGCTTTCTTGAAGGCTGGAGAATTGGAGAAGACATCGGCATTGCTGAGGAAATCGGAGCGACTCATTACAAGTAAAACAAGAAAGTCTGGTTACGAATTCTTGATGACTTCACATGCTGCTGTTGGTAATAAGCACGAGGTTTATCGAATTTGGGAATTGTACAAAGATGTCGTAGGATTCTACAATAGTGGGTATCGCTGTATGATAAGTTCGTTGGTGAAATTGGATGACATTGAAGGTGCTGAAAAAATTGTGGAGGAATGGGAATGTGGAAACAAACTATTTGACATTCAAACACCCAACTTGTTAATGAATGCTTACTGCAAGAAAGGTCTTTTGGAGAAGGCCAGATCATACGCAAAGAAGTTTTCAGAGGGCGGGAAGGAGGATTGTAGAACTTGGGGCATATTGGCTACTGGATATCATATGAATGGTCAGATGGCAGAGGCAGTGGAAACATTGAAAACGGCAGCAAGCTTGGCATGTCGACCAGGGTGGAAGTTTGATCGTTCAACTGTGTCTGCATGTTTTGATTACTTGAGAGAGAAGGGGGATGTGGAAGCAGCACATGAATTGTTGAGATTGTTCAGAGAAATGGGTCATCTTCCAACAGATTTGTTTGATAAAATTGGAAGTTATATGGATGGTGGTGAACCTCCTATGGAAAGGATTGATAAAGTTCAGGATCGCGGGATGGATTCGACAGTTTAG